In Levilactobacillus brevis, the genomic window GGGTGAACGCGCCCAAGTTCAGGCAAACGGCGCTGGCGAGGCCAACCATTTCATCGGCTTCGGTGACCTCTTCGGACATAATCGGTGAGGCGCCTAGCGCGTTCAGGCCGTTGGCAACGTCTTGGACCGTAACGAAGTTGGAGATGTTGAAGACGATTGGGTTCTGCTGGCGTAAGGTGTCTAACAAGTCTAATTTCATAATTTTCCCCCTTAGGAATCTGACTGGCAACTCTTCTACTGCAGGTACTGGGTTTGTGGTGGATAGCTGCCGCCTTGCCGTTCGCCAAATCTAGGCTGGAACGCTGGGGAAGAACCGGAGCGAGCCTGAGAACCGGTCTCGTTCCTCGCTTGGAACCGCCACAACCCGGCGTTTCCAAGACGTCAATACTTCCGACAGACTACGCAGAAGTCGCCAACTTAGCTGAATCAACCCATCCTTGCCAAACAGCACGGCACAGCCACTTCCACCCAACACCCACTCCATCCACTAGACGTGTCCCCCAATCGACCCTACTAAAAATGGGCCGCCCGCTCACAAGGTTTGTGAACCGGCGGCCCTTAAAGTGCCACGACACATTCCCTTCGCAAGTTCCAACTTGACAGGTTCCAAGGGATCACGGGCATTCCCGCATCTCAGTCCATTGTGGACACCCCTAGTGTTCTGGTTATTTCCAGCATAACAGGTTTTTCAATTACGTCAACGATTCTCGTGTTACCGTGTTATCTGTTCAGCCGCTTTACCAATCAACCGCCACAGGTGATCGAGGGCCTTGTCCGATAACAGCTTCCGGGCCAATAAGATTTCGTTGCCGGCCCCCGCCGTGTAACGGGTCTTCGGCCGCCGCGACAACGCCGCACGGTCGACGAGGCGGGCGATGACTTGGGGTTCGCTGGCGAAACGCTTGGCCGCCGTTAAGATGGCCGCTGCCCGGCGCGCGCCTTGTTCGTAAGGCCCCTGTGCGGAGGTTTCTTTCAGATGTGCCGCCGCAATATCCGACCATTCGGATTGGATACCACCCGGTTCAATCACAGCGACCTGAATCCCCTGGTCGGCCAGTTCAAAGCGCAGGGCATCCGATAGCCCCTCCAGCGCAAATTTTGATGCGACGTACCACCCACCAAAGGGCTGGTCCACCTTGCCATCGACCGAAGAGATATTGATAATCCGGCCGGCGTGCTGTTGGCGCATCATCGGTAGCACCGACTGAATCAGCCGGGCCACGCCAAAGACGTTAACGTCAAACTGGTTTTGTGCCTGATCTAGGGGCACCTCTTCGACGGCTCCCAGTAGACCGAAGCCGGCATTGTTGACCAGAATATCGATGCGCCCCGTCTCACTCACAATCCGATCGACCACGTGCTCCACGCTATCGGGGTCGGTGACGTCCAGGGCCAACGTGGTAATCCCCAAGTCGTCCAAATCATTCATCCGGCTAACCCGACGCGCACCCGCGTAGACCGTGACGCCGTTTCGCTGTAAATTCCGTGCAATCGCATTGCCAATGCCCGATGATGCTCCCGTAACCAACGCAACTTTTCGATGTGCCATACCCAATTACCTCCTAATTTGACGGACCAACTAACTGCTTACGTTCATTATAAAACTCGCGGTACGCCCAGTAACAGGCCAAGACCGACCCAATGCTGGTGGCCGAGGTCAACATGAACACGACCATAATCTGATACTTAATCGCCCGTACCGGGTCGACGCCGGCAAAGATCAACCCGGACATCATCCCCGGCAGACTGACAATTCCCATCGTCTTGGCCGAGTCGATGGTGGGCTGCATCCCCGTCTTGATACTGGCGCGGACGATTTCTCGCGAGGCATCCTTGAGGTCAGCCCCCAGCGCCAATTTTTCCAAAACGGCCTGTCGTTCCTGCTTGAACTGCGCGTTAAGATTGCGGTAGCACAGGCCGATGGCAACCATCGAGTTCGACGCAATCATCCCGGCGATGGGAATCATCTGCGACGGGATAAAGGCGATGGCCCCAGCCAGCATCAGGACGCCCAGCGTCACGGCCGTGCTGATCAGAATCGCCCCGACAGAGATCGGCAAGGCGTGGGGAATCCCGTTACTGCGCTGCTTGGCGTTATAGCCGGCATTGAAAATAATGATGAAGATTAGCGTGGCCGTCAGCCAAACGTTGTTGACGCGAAAGATGTATTTCAACAGGTAGCCGACCACGAAGAGTTGGACGACCGCCCGTACCACGCCGATGATCATGTCCCGGTCGATGCCGAGCTTCTCGTGCCAGCCAATCGCCAGCGCAATCATCACCAACCCCAGCGCCAAGAGTAACGATTGATTATTGACTGCTAAGTTCATTGTGCACCTCCCGCAACAATTCTGCCATTAACTAGTGTGACCAATCGCTGAGCCGTCTCAATCTCCGCCTGATCATGGGTAATGGCGATGATGGTGAGACCATCGTCGACATTGAAATGCCGAATCAGCGACCAGACAAACGCCTTGTTCTCGGCGTCCAACCCGGCCGTCACCTCGTCTAAGATCAAGACTTCCGGATAAATCATGACATTGCGTAATAGGGCCACCCGCTGGCGCTGACCGCCGGAAAGATCGACCACCGCCTTGTCCAGGTCACTTTCCGCCAAGCCGACATAATCCAGTGCGCTCACCGCGCGTTGCCGGTCAAATGGCAACTGGCGAATCTGATAGGGGAACTGGAGATTGTCCCGCACCGTCTCGCCAAAGAGCGTGGGCTGCTGAAAACTATAGGAGACGCGGCGACGATAGGCGATCGGGTCGTAATCGTCGATAGATTTACCCGCAAACGTCAGCTCCCCACTGGTCCGGCTCAATAACGAGGCGATAATTCGGACCAACGTGGATTTACCGCCACCGGAAGGTCCAGAGAGCGTCACCCATTCACCCGCGTCAATCGTGAGGTCGATATCCTGTAAAATTGGGGTTGCGCCAACGCGATACCCCACCTGCTTCAACGTCAATAAACTCACGGTTAATGGCCTCCTTCTCGGCTGTTTTGTCTGTCGCTTGGGCGTTGTCGGCCACCGCCAATCAGCGTGCCGACCGCCAGCACCACATATAAATTGATTATACCCAACCGGCGTTGGCTTGCCTATGGAAACGGCTTCATTTTCCCGAAAAAAACCGCAAAACCCCGGCGACCGCTAAAGTTTGGTATAATGTTGACGACCGTAACTGTTCGGAAGAAATAATCAGTACACTCATGTCAACCTAAGTAGGAGAACTATATGCCAAATTATGAGTCAAAGAATCACCGCGGTTTTCACAACGACCGCAACGACCGGCGTCAACACGGCGCTGGCAATCACAACCGTTCCAACACCTACCGTTCGAACCGCCAACGCCGCGAGACGCCGCAGGTTCAAGTCGAGATCGGCCAACGGTTTCCCCTGACGATCAAACGCATGGGGATTAACGGCGAAGGTATCGGCTATTACAAACGGATGGCCGTCTTCATCCCCGGCGCACTGACCGGCGAAGAGGTCGTCGCCGAGGTGACTAGCGTCGCCACCCGCTACCTGCGCGCCAAGGTTCACCGGATTCGTCAGACCAGCCCGCACCGGGTCGACCCCCGCGATAGCTACGCCGATCAAGTCGGTGGCTTCGAGCTGGAACACCTCGACTATCCGGAACAATTGAAGTTCAAACGCGATGTGGTCGCCCAATCTCTGGAACGCTACCAACCAGAGGGCTACCAGCACTACGACTTACGGCCCACGCTGGGGATGGACGACCCCTACGGTTACCGTAACAAGGCCCAGTTCCAAGTGCGGCGCAACGCCGAGGGACAGGTTGAGGCCGGTCTCTACGCCGAGCGCAGTCATGATTTAGTCGACCTGCCGACCTGTTCCGTTCAGATGCCGGTGACCATGCACGTCATGCGCGCCGTGGTCGCCATGCTCCAGGATCTCGACATGCCAATCTACGACGAAGAACAGGGCTCCGGGATCGTCAAGACGCTGGTCGTTCGCGCCGCCGCGCATACCGACGACGTCCAACTGGTCTTCATCACCAACTCGCCGAAGCTTCCGCACAAGCACGACCTGTTAACGCGGATCGCCGCCGAGCTGCCGGAAGTCACCTCGGTCATGCAAAATATCAACCCGGGCAAGACATCGCTGGTCTGGGGCGACGATACCCAGCACCTAGCTGGCGCGGAAGCCATTACCGAAAAGCTAGACGGTTTGGCCTTCAAGCTATCGGCGCGGGCCTTCTTGCAGTTGAACCCGTACCAGATGGAGGTCCTCTACGCCGAAGCCAAGAAGGCGCTAGACCTACAACCTGGTGAAACCGTGGTCGACGCCTACTCTGGCATTGGTACGATTGGCCTATCGCTGGCCAATGTGGCCGAAGAGGTTCGGGGCATGGACGTGATTCCCGAAGCCGTGGCCGATTCAAACGAAAACGCCGCCGCAAACGGCATCACCAACGCCCACTACGAACTGGGGACGGCCGAAGAGCTCCTGCCCAAGTGGATCATGGCCGGTTTCCATCCGGATGCCATCGTGGTCGATCCACCCCGCACCGGTCTGGACAGCACGTTAATTGAGACCATTTTAGCGGTCCGCCCGCCAAAATTGGTCTACATCTCCTGCAACCCGTCAACTTTGGCGAAGGACTTGGTTGAGCTGACCCACGACTATCGCGTCGACTACATCCAATCCGTGGATATGATGCCGCAAACCGCCCGGTGTGAAGCGGTCGTTAAGTTAAGTCGCCGTCAATAAGCCCCCCTCACGGCCGGACTATCAATAGATTAATAGGCACACACGTCTTTTCGTGTTAGACTTTTATTTAACGTAACCACTCAGAATTCTGTAGAAAGTTGCCAAATGACATGCAAGATCCTTTCAAGGGCTTTAACAACGATGATGATCCAGATAACCAAAATGGTGACGGCCCTCAAGGTCTGCCGTTACCGCCAAACTACGCAACCGTTGTTAATCCGGAGACGGGAAATATGCGTATCGCCAAGGTCGGCTTTTCTTGGACCATGTTCATCTTTCCACCGTTCCCTACGATGTTTCGCGCAGACTGGTACAACCTGTTCTGTATCTTAGGGGTCGAACTCAGCATCATGATGGTGCTGTCGATGATGGTGCCCGTCAATCAGCTCGCGCAGTTCTTCGCTGTCGGCGGTTGGGAAATGTTGCGAGGCTTCCTCTGGGGAACCCTCTACAACATGATGTACTTCAAGCACCTGTTCACCCGCGGCTTCGTGCCGGCAGACGAACGGTCCAAAGACTTGTTGACTCGCGCGCGTTACTGGTCACAACCTAAAGATAACGATTAAAGCTTAGGCAGACGTTCTTCACGGACGCCTGCCTTTTTTGGTGGTTGGTTCGATTGATTGATTGCTGACGAGGTCAGTTGGTCCTGGCCGCCTTCCGTTCGCCGAATCTGGGCTGGAACGCTGGGGAAGGCCGTTTCGAGCCATGGGGCGGTCTCGAAACTCTCTTGGAACCACCAAGGACCGGCGTTTCCAATTCGCCCACTGGTGGCTGGTTAGCCAGCCACCAGTTCCCCGGCTGAGCCCAGATTCGGCTCACTCACGGCTAAACTGATTTCAACAATAACTCCTGTTCAACCACAACCACCAAATAGCCCTGAGACCAATGACATTCGCGAATAATTTGCCAACCTCGCAAAAACTGGGTCAACCTATCAAGTAGCCGAGAGTGAAGCGAGAAATGAGATCAGCCGTGGGATTCCCTTAGCGGTGGGGTTTGCCGGTTAGGGAATAGCGACTTGAAAACACGTGGGCTTCGTGGTTTCAAGCGAGTCCCGAGACTGCCCCTCAGGCTCGGGGCGTCCTGCCCACCGCGTTCCAACCCAGATTTGGTGAACGGTAAGGCGGCGGCACTAACTGATTGCAAATTAAGCCTTAAGTTCCCGCCGTTTAAGTTGCGTCCGGGATAGAGATTTGATACATTAGGACTACTAATCCGACTGTTAACTAACTGATAAGGAGTAACGTATGCAAACGACGCGATCCGATAGCGCCATCAAACGCTTCTTCAAGGGCGTCATCATTGCCCTGGGCTTCATTCTACCCGGGGTTTCCGGTGGTGTACTGGCTGCTATCCTGGGAATTTATGAACGGCTACTGGGCTTCATGGCCCACTTTCGCCAAAATTTTAAACGCGACTTCTGGTACTTTGTGCCGGTTGGACTCGGCGGCATCGTGGGTATTGCCCTGTTGTCGGCACCGCTGGAATACTTACTGGCCCACTGGCAGGTGATTGTCCTCTGGGGCTTTGCCGGCGCCATCGTCGGGACGCTTCCTGCCTTGATGGCCACGGCCAGCTCGCAACGACCTCGTGAT contains:
- a CDS encoding ATP-binding cassette domain-containing protein, which encodes MSLLTLKQVGYRVGATPILQDIDLTIDAGEWVTLSGPSGGGKSTLVRIIASLLSRTSGELTFAGKSIDDYDPIAYRRRVSYSFQQPTLFGETVRDNLQFPYQIRQLPFDRQRAVSALDYVGLAESDLDKAVVDLSGGQRQRVALLRNVMIYPEVLILDEVTAGLDAENKAFVWSLIRHFNVDDGLTIIAITHDQAEIETAQRLVTLVNGRIVAGGAQ
- the rlmD gene encoding 23S rRNA (uracil(1939)-C(5))-methyltransferase RlmD, with the translated sequence MPNYESKNHRGFHNDRNDRRQHGAGNHNRSNTYRSNRQRRETPQVQVEIGQRFPLTIKRMGINGEGIGYYKRMAVFIPGALTGEEVVAEVTSVATRYLRAKVHRIRQTSPHRVDPRDSYADQVGGFELEHLDYPEQLKFKRDVVAQSLERYQPEGYQHYDLRPTLGMDDPYGYRNKAQFQVRRNAEGQVEAGLYAERSHDLVDLPTCSVQMPVTMHVMRAVVAMLQDLDMPIYDEEQGSGIVKTLVVRAAAHTDDVQLVFITNSPKLPHKHDLLTRIAAELPEVTSVMQNINPGKTSLVWGDDTQHLAGAEAITEKLDGLAFKLSARAFLQLNPYQMEVLYAEAKKALDLQPGETVVDAYSGIGTIGLSLANVAEEVRGMDVIPEAVADSNENAAANGITNAHYELGTAEELLPKWIMAGFHPDAIVVDPPRTGLDSTLIETILAVRPPKLVYISCNPSTLAKDLVELTHDYRVDYIQSVDMMPQTARCEAVVKLSRRQ
- a CDS encoding SDR family NAD(P)-dependent oxidoreductase; this translates as MAHRKVALVTGASSGIGNAIARNLQRNGVTVYAGARRVSRMNDLDDLGITTLALDVTDPDSVEHVVDRIVSETGRIDILVNNAGFGLLGAVEEVPLDQAQNQFDVNVFGVARLIQSVLPMMRQQHAGRIINISSVDGKVDQPFGGWYVASKFALEGLSDALRFELADQGIQVAVIEPGGIQSEWSDIAAAHLKETSAQGPYEQGARRAAAILTAAKRFASEPQVIARLVDRAALSRRPKTRYTAGAGNEILLARKLLSDKALDHLWRLIGKAAEQITR
- the fetB gene encoding iron export ABC transporter permease subunit FetB, with product MNLAVNNQSLLLALGLVMIALAIGWHEKLGIDRDMIIGVVRAVVQLFVVGYLLKYIFRVNNVWLTATLIFIIIFNAGYNAKQRSNGIPHALPISVGAILISTAVTLGVLMLAGAIAFIPSQMIPIAGMIASNSMVAIGLCYRNLNAQFKQERQAVLEKLALGADLKDASREIVRASIKTGMQPTIDSAKTMGIVSLPGMMSGLIFAGVDPVRAIKYQIMVVFMLTSATSIGSVLACYWAYREFYNERKQLVGPSN